A genomic region of Ochotona princeps isolate mOchPri1 chromosome 17, mOchPri1.hap1, whole genome shotgun sequence contains the following coding sequences:
- the CAMTA2 gene encoding calmodulin-binding transcription activator 2 isoform X4, which produces MGTDSPSPRPLRPGVTLPPGALTMNTKDTTEVAENSHHLKIFLPKKLLECLPRCPLLPPERLRWNTNEEIASYLITFEKHDEWLSCAPKTRPQNGSIILYNRKKVKYRKDGYLWKKRKDGKTTREDHMKLKVQGMENPDIVLVHYLNVPALEDCGKGCSPIFCSISSDRREWLKWSREELLGQLKPMFHGIKWSCGNGTEEFSVEQLVQQILDTHPTKPAPRTHACLCSGGLGSGSLTHKCSSTKHRIISPKVEPRALTLTSIPHPHPPEPPPLIAPLPPELPKAHTSPSSSSSSSTSSSSSSGFAEPLEVRPSPPTSRGGSSRGGTAILLLTGLEQRAGGLTPTRHLASQADPRPPVSLAVVVGSEPTAPPDPPSPAFDPDRFLNSPQRGQTYGGGQGVSPDFPEAEAAHTPCPALEPAAALEPQAAARGPPPQSGAGGRRGNCFFIQDDDSGEELKGQGPAPPVPSPPPSSPPSPAPLEPAGRGARGEALFGGPGTASELEPFGLSSFPDLMGELISDEAPSVPAPAPQLCPALSTITDFSPEWSYPEGGVKVLITGPWTEAAEHYSCVFDHIAVPASLVQPGVLRCYCPAHEVGLVSLQVAGREGPLSASVLFEYRARRFLSLPSTQLDWLSLDDNQFRMSILERLEQMEKRMAEIAAAGQTPCQGPEVPTIQDEGQGPGFEARVVVLVESMIPRSTWRGPERLAHGSPFRGMSLLHLAAAQGYARLIETLSQWRSVETGSLDLEQEVDPLNVDHFSCTPLMWACALGHLEAAVLLFRWNRQALSIPDSLGRLPLAVAHSRGHVRLARCLEELQRQEVSVEPPLSLSPPSSSSDTGLSSVSSPSELSDGTVSVTSAYSSAPDGSPPPPPLPASEIMMEEMVPGQLSSGAPEAPLLLMDYEATNPKGSMVSPPALQPAPDDGAAPEDTDSLRAVDVIPVDMISLAKQIIEATPERIKREDFVGLPEAGASKRERTRAVGLSETMSWLASYLENVDHFPSSAPPSELPFERGRLAVHPAPSWAEFLSASTSGKMESDFALLTLSDHEQRELYEAARVIQTAFRKYKGRRLKEQQEVAAAVIQRCYRKYKQFALYKKMTQAAILIQSKFRSYCEQKRFQQSRRAAVLIQQHYRSYRRRPGPPHRPPGARGSFLTKKQDQAARKIMRFLRRCRHRMRELKQNQELEGLPQPGLAT; this is translated from the exons ATGGG CACAGACTCCCCCTCCCCCCGGCCCCTCAGGCCGGGGGTGACCTTGCCCCCTGGAGCCCTCACCATGAATACCAAGGACACCACGGAGGTTGCTG AGAACAGCCACCACCTAAAGATCTTTCTGCCCAAGAAGCTGCTGGAGTGTCTTCCTCGCTGCCCGCTGCTGCCTCCAGAGCGGCTACGATGGAATACAAATGAG GAGATCGCGTCCTACCTGATCACCTTCGAGAAGCATGATGAGTGGCTGTCCTGCGCCCCAAAGACACG GCCTCAGAATGGCTCCATCATCCTCTACAATCGCAAGAAGGTCAAGTATCGCAAGGACGGTTACCTGTGGAAGAAACGAAAGGATGGGAAGACCACCCGAGAGGACCACATGAAGCTGAAGGTCCAGGGCATGGAG AACCCCGACATCGTCCTTGTGCACTACCTGAACGTCCCGGCCCTGGAGGACTGCGGGAAGGGCTGCAGCCCCATCTTCTGTTCCATCAGCAGCGACCGGCGAGAATGGCTGAAGTGGTCCCGGGAGGAGCTGTTGGGACAGCTGAAGCCCATGT TTCATGGCATCAAGTGGAGCTGTGGGAATGGAACAGAGGAGTTCTCTGTAGAACAGTTGGTGCAGCAGATCTTGGATACCCACCCAACCAAGCCTGCACCCCGAACCCATGCCTGTCTCTGCAGTGGGGGCCTTG GTTCTGGGAGCCTTACCCACAAATGCAGCAGCACGAAACACCGCATCATCTCTCCCAAAGTGGAACCCCGAGCTTTaaccctgacctccatcccccacccccaccctcctgaGCCTCCTCCACTGATAGCTCCACTTCCCCCAGAGCTCCCCAAAGCACATACCTCCCcatcttcatcttcctcctcttccacctcctcctcctcctcctcaggctTTGCAGAACCCCTAGAAGTCAGACCCAGCCCTCCCACCTCTAGAGGGGGTTCATCCAGGGGAGGcactgccatcctcctcctgACGGGACTGGAGCAGCGCGCCGGGGGCTTGACGCCCACCAGGCACTTAGCTTCCCAGGCTGATCCTAGGCCTCCCGTGAGCTTGGCTGTGGTTGTGGGCTCTGAGCCTACTGCCCCTCCAGAtccccccagccctgcctttgATCCTGATCGTTTTCTTAACAGCCCCCAGAGGGGCCAGACGtatgggggagggcagggggtgaGCCCAGATTTCCCCGAGGCAGAGGCTGCCCATACCCCCTGTCCTGCCCTGGAGCCTGCTGCTGCCCTGGAGCCCCAGGCAGCTGCTCGGGGTCCCCCTCCACAGTCAGGAGCTGGTGGAAGAAGAGGAAACTGCTTCTTCATCCAAGATGATGACAGTGGAGAGGAGCTCAAGGGCCAGGGGCCAGCTCCACCTGTACCTTCACCACCTCCTTCATCCCCACCCTCACCTGCGCCCTTGGAGCCAGCAGGCAGGGGAGCGAGAGGGGAGGCCTTGTTTGGAGGACCTGGCACGGCCAGCGAACTGGAGCCTTTCGGTCTTTCATCATTCCCAGACCTTATGGGAGAACTCATCAGTGATGAAGCTCCAAgtgtccctgccccagccccccagcTGTGCCCTGCGCTTAGCACCATCACAGACTTTTCCCCCGAGTGGTCCTACCCAGAG GGTGGGGTCAAGGTGCTCATCACGGGTCCCTGGACAGAGGCCGCCGAGCATTACTCCTGTGTCTTCGACCACATCGCTGTGCCAGCCTCCCTCGTCCAGCCTGGTGTCTTACGCTGCTACTGTCCTG cccacGAGGTAGGGCTGGTGTCTTTGCAGGTGGCAGGGCGGGAGGGACCCCTTTCTGCTTCTGTGCTGTTTGAATACCGAGCCCGCCGATTCCTGTCTCTGCCTAGTACCCAGCTTGACTGGCTGTCCCTGGATG ACAACCAGTTCCGGATGTCCATACTGGAGCGGCTGGAGCAGATGGAGAAGCGGATGGCAGAGATTGCGGCAGCTGGGCAGACACCTTGCCAGGGTCCCGAGGTTCCTACCATCCAG GATGAAGGCCAAGGGCCCGGGTTCGAGGCACGTGTGGTGGTCTTGGTAGAGAGTATGATCCCACGTTCTACCTGGAGGGGTCCCGAACGTCTGGCCCATGGAAGCCCCTTCCGGGGCATGAGCCTTCTGCACcttgctgctgcccagggctaTGCCCGCCTCATCGAGACCCTGAGCCAGTGGCG GAGTGTGGAGACTGGGAGCCTAGACTTGGAGCAGGAGGTTGACCCGCTCAATGTGGATCATTTCTCTTGCACCCCTCTG aTGTGGGCCTGCGCCCTGGGCCACCTGGAGGCTGCTGTGCTCCTCTTCCGGTGGAACCGACAAGCACTGAGCATTCCCGACTCTCTGGGCCGCCTGCCGCTGGCTGTGGCTCACTCCCGTGGCCACGTGCGTCTCGCCCGCTGCCTTGAGGAGCTGCAGAGGCAGGAGGTGTCAGTCGAGCcccccctctccctctcaccaCCTTCCTCGAGCTCAGACACTG gtctcagcAGTGTGTCTTCGCCCTCAGAACTGTCAGACGGCACAGTCTCCGTTACATCGGCCTATTCTAGTGCCCCAGATGGcagtcctccccctcctcctctgccagCCTCTGAGATTATGATGGAGGAGATGGTCCCAGGCCAGCTCTCCTCTGGTGCCCCAGAGGCCCCCCTCCTCCTCATGGACTATGAGGCCACCAACCCCAAGGGGTCCATGGTCTCCCCGCCTGCCCTCCAGCCAGCCCCAGACGACGGGGCTGCTCCAGAGGACACCGACAGTCTCCGGGCTGTGGATGTGATCCCG GTGGACATGATCTCACTGGCCAAGCAGATCATCGAAGCCACACCAGAGCGGATCAAACGCGAGGACTTCGTGGGGCTGCCTGAGGCCGGAGCCTCCAAGCGGGAGCGCACAAGGGCTGTAGGGCTCAGCGAGACCATGTCTTGGCTGGCCAGCTACCTGGAGAATGTGGACCACTTCCCCAGCTCCGCCCCTCCCAG TGAGCTGCCCTTTGAGAGAGGCCGCCTGGCTGTTCACCCGGCACCTTCCTGGGCAGAATTTCTGTCAGCCTCGACCAGTGGCAAGATGGAAAGTGACTTTGCTCTGCTAACGCTGTCGGATCACGAGCAGCGGGAACTGTACGAGGCAGCCCGGGTCATCCAGACTGCCTTCCGCAAGTACAAG GGCCGGCGGCTGaaggagcagcaggaggtggcgGCCGCGGTGATCCAGCGCTGTTACCGCAAGTACAAGCAG TTCGCGCTCTATAAGAAGATGACCCAGGCGGCCATCCTGATCCAGAGCAAGTTCCGCAGCTACTGTGAGCAGAAGCGGTTCCAGCAGAGCCGCCGGGCGGCCGTGCTCATCCAGCAGCATTACCGCTCCTACCGCCGCCGGCCCGGGCCGCCCCACCGGCCACCGGGCGCCAG GGGCTCCTTTCTCACCAAGAAGCAGGACCAGGCAGCCCGGAAGATCATGAGGTTCCTGCGGCGCTGCCGACACAG GATGAGGGAACTGAagcagaaccaggagctggaagggctCCCCCAGCCGGGACTGGCCACCTGA
- the CAMTA2 gene encoding calmodulin-binding transcription activator 2 isoform X1, translating into MGTDSPSPRPLRPGVTLPPGALTMNTKDTTEVAENSHHLKIFLPKKLLECLPRCPLLPPERLRWNTNEEIASYLITFEKHDEWLSCAPKTRPQNGSIILYNRKKVKYRKDGYLWKKRKDGKTTREDHMKLKVQGMEPVSWQCLYGCYVHSSIVPTFHRRCYWLLQNPDIVLVHYLNVPALEDCGKGCSPIFCSISSDRREWLKWSREELLGQLKPMFHGIKWSCGNGTEEFSVEQLVQQILDTHPTKPAPRTHACLCSGGLGSGSLTHKCSSTKHRIISPKVEPRALTLTSIPHPHPPEPPPLIAPLPPELPKAHTSPSSSSSSSTSSSSSSGFAEPLEVRPSPPTSRGGSSRGGTAILLLTGLEQRAGGLTPTRHLASQADPRPPVSLAVVVGSEPTAPPDPPSPAFDPDRFLNSPQRGQTYGGGQGVSPDFPEAEAAHTPCPALEPAAALEPQAAARGPPPQSGAGGRRGNCFFIQDDDSGEELKGQGPAPPVPSPPPSSPPSPAPLEPAGRGARGEALFGGPGTASELEPFGLSSFPDLMGELISDEAPSVPAPAPQLCPALSTITDFSPEWSYPEGGVKVLITGPWTEAAEHYSCVFDHIAVPASLVQPGVLRCYCPAHEVGLVSLQVAGREGPLSASVLFEYRARRFLSLPSTQLDWLSLDDNQFRMSILERLEQMEKRMAEIAAAGQTPCQGPEVPTIQDEGQGPGFEARVVVLVESMIPRSTWRGPERLAHGSPFRGMSLLHLAAAQGYARLIETLSQWRSVETGSLDLEQEVDPLNVDHFSCTPLMWACALGHLEAAVLLFRWNRQALSIPDSLGRLPLAVAHSRGHVRLARCLEELQRQEVSVEPPLSLSPPSSSSDTGLSSVSSPSELSDGTVSVTSAYSSAPDGSPPPPPLPASEIMMEEMVPGQLSSGAPEAPLLLMDYEATNPKGSMVSPPALQPAPDDGAAPEDTDSLRAVDVIPVDMISLAKQIIEATPERIKREDFVGLPEAGASKRERTRAVGLSETMSWLASYLENVDHFPSSAPPSELPFERGRLAVHPAPSWAEFLSASTSGKMESDFALLTLSDHEQRELYEAARVIQTAFRKYKGRRLKEQQEVAAAVIQRCYRKYKQFALYKKMTQAAILIQSKFRSYCEQKRFQQSRRAAVLIQQHYRSYRRRPGPPHRPPGARGSFLTKKQDQAARKIMRFLRRCRHRMRELKQNQELEGLPQPGLAT; encoded by the exons ATGGG CACAGACTCCCCCTCCCCCCGGCCCCTCAGGCCGGGGGTGACCTTGCCCCCTGGAGCCCTCACCATGAATACCAAGGACACCACGGAGGTTGCTG AGAACAGCCACCACCTAAAGATCTTTCTGCCCAAGAAGCTGCTGGAGTGTCTTCCTCGCTGCCCGCTGCTGCCTCCAGAGCGGCTACGATGGAATACAAATGAG GAGATCGCGTCCTACCTGATCACCTTCGAGAAGCATGATGAGTGGCTGTCCTGCGCCCCAAAGACACG GCCTCAGAATGGCTCCATCATCCTCTACAATCGCAAGAAGGTCAAGTATCGCAAGGACGGTTACCTGTGGAAGAAACGAAAGGATGGGAAGACCACCCGAGAGGACCACATGAAGCTGAAGGTCCAGGGCATGGAG cctgtctCCTGGCAGTGTCTCTATGGCTGCTACGTTCACTCTTCCATCGTCCCCACATTCCATCGACGTTGCTACTGGCTGCTCCAG AACCCCGACATCGTCCTTGTGCACTACCTGAACGTCCCGGCCCTGGAGGACTGCGGGAAGGGCTGCAGCCCCATCTTCTGTTCCATCAGCAGCGACCGGCGAGAATGGCTGAAGTGGTCCCGGGAGGAGCTGTTGGGACAGCTGAAGCCCATGT TTCATGGCATCAAGTGGAGCTGTGGGAATGGAACAGAGGAGTTCTCTGTAGAACAGTTGGTGCAGCAGATCTTGGATACCCACCCAACCAAGCCTGCACCCCGAACCCATGCCTGTCTCTGCAGTGGGGGCCTTG GTTCTGGGAGCCTTACCCACAAATGCAGCAGCACGAAACACCGCATCATCTCTCCCAAAGTGGAACCCCGAGCTTTaaccctgacctccatcccccacccccaccctcctgaGCCTCCTCCACTGATAGCTCCACTTCCCCCAGAGCTCCCCAAAGCACATACCTCCCcatcttcatcttcctcctcttccacctcctcctcctcctcctcaggctTTGCAGAACCCCTAGAAGTCAGACCCAGCCCTCCCACCTCTAGAGGGGGTTCATCCAGGGGAGGcactgccatcctcctcctgACGGGACTGGAGCAGCGCGCCGGGGGCTTGACGCCCACCAGGCACTTAGCTTCCCAGGCTGATCCTAGGCCTCCCGTGAGCTTGGCTGTGGTTGTGGGCTCTGAGCCTACTGCCCCTCCAGAtccccccagccctgcctttgATCCTGATCGTTTTCTTAACAGCCCCCAGAGGGGCCAGACGtatgggggagggcagggggtgaGCCCAGATTTCCCCGAGGCAGAGGCTGCCCATACCCCCTGTCCTGCCCTGGAGCCTGCTGCTGCCCTGGAGCCCCAGGCAGCTGCTCGGGGTCCCCCTCCACAGTCAGGAGCTGGTGGAAGAAGAGGAAACTGCTTCTTCATCCAAGATGATGACAGTGGAGAGGAGCTCAAGGGCCAGGGGCCAGCTCCACCTGTACCTTCACCACCTCCTTCATCCCCACCCTCACCTGCGCCCTTGGAGCCAGCAGGCAGGGGAGCGAGAGGGGAGGCCTTGTTTGGAGGACCTGGCACGGCCAGCGAACTGGAGCCTTTCGGTCTTTCATCATTCCCAGACCTTATGGGAGAACTCATCAGTGATGAAGCTCCAAgtgtccctgccccagccccccagcTGTGCCCTGCGCTTAGCACCATCACAGACTTTTCCCCCGAGTGGTCCTACCCAGAG GGTGGGGTCAAGGTGCTCATCACGGGTCCCTGGACAGAGGCCGCCGAGCATTACTCCTGTGTCTTCGACCACATCGCTGTGCCAGCCTCCCTCGTCCAGCCTGGTGTCTTACGCTGCTACTGTCCTG cccacGAGGTAGGGCTGGTGTCTTTGCAGGTGGCAGGGCGGGAGGGACCCCTTTCTGCTTCTGTGCTGTTTGAATACCGAGCCCGCCGATTCCTGTCTCTGCCTAGTACCCAGCTTGACTGGCTGTCCCTGGATG ACAACCAGTTCCGGATGTCCATACTGGAGCGGCTGGAGCAGATGGAGAAGCGGATGGCAGAGATTGCGGCAGCTGGGCAGACACCTTGCCAGGGTCCCGAGGTTCCTACCATCCAG GATGAAGGCCAAGGGCCCGGGTTCGAGGCACGTGTGGTGGTCTTGGTAGAGAGTATGATCCCACGTTCTACCTGGAGGGGTCCCGAACGTCTGGCCCATGGAAGCCCCTTCCGGGGCATGAGCCTTCTGCACcttgctgctgcccagggctaTGCCCGCCTCATCGAGACCCTGAGCCAGTGGCG GAGTGTGGAGACTGGGAGCCTAGACTTGGAGCAGGAGGTTGACCCGCTCAATGTGGATCATTTCTCTTGCACCCCTCTG aTGTGGGCCTGCGCCCTGGGCCACCTGGAGGCTGCTGTGCTCCTCTTCCGGTGGAACCGACAAGCACTGAGCATTCCCGACTCTCTGGGCCGCCTGCCGCTGGCTGTGGCTCACTCCCGTGGCCACGTGCGTCTCGCCCGCTGCCTTGAGGAGCTGCAGAGGCAGGAGGTGTCAGTCGAGCcccccctctccctctcaccaCCTTCCTCGAGCTCAGACACTG gtctcagcAGTGTGTCTTCGCCCTCAGAACTGTCAGACGGCACAGTCTCCGTTACATCGGCCTATTCTAGTGCCCCAGATGGcagtcctccccctcctcctctgccagCCTCTGAGATTATGATGGAGGAGATGGTCCCAGGCCAGCTCTCCTCTGGTGCCCCAGAGGCCCCCCTCCTCCTCATGGACTATGAGGCCACCAACCCCAAGGGGTCCATGGTCTCCCCGCCTGCCCTCCAGCCAGCCCCAGACGACGGGGCTGCTCCAGAGGACACCGACAGTCTCCGGGCTGTGGATGTGATCCCG GTGGACATGATCTCACTGGCCAAGCAGATCATCGAAGCCACACCAGAGCGGATCAAACGCGAGGACTTCGTGGGGCTGCCTGAGGCCGGAGCCTCCAAGCGGGAGCGCACAAGGGCTGTAGGGCTCAGCGAGACCATGTCTTGGCTGGCCAGCTACCTGGAGAATGTGGACCACTTCCCCAGCTCCGCCCCTCCCAG TGAGCTGCCCTTTGAGAGAGGCCGCCTGGCTGTTCACCCGGCACCTTCCTGGGCAGAATTTCTGTCAGCCTCGACCAGTGGCAAGATGGAAAGTGACTTTGCTCTGCTAACGCTGTCGGATCACGAGCAGCGGGAACTGTACGAGGCAGCCCGGGTCATCCAGACTGCCTTCCGCAAGTACAAG GGCCGGCGGCTGaaggagcagcaggaggtggcgGCCGCGGTGATCCAGCGCTGTTACCGCAAGTACAAGCAG TTCGCGCTCTATAAGAAGATGACCCAGGCGGCCATCCTGATCCAGAGCAAGTTCCGCAGCTACTGTGAGCAGAAGCGGTTCCAGCAGAGCCGCCGGGCGGCCGTGCTCATCCAGCAGCATTACCGCTCCTACCGCCGCCGGCCCGGGCCGCCCCACCGGCCACCGGGCGCCAG GGGCTCCTTTCTCACCAAGAAGCAGGACCAGGCAGCCCGGAAGATCATGAGGTTCCTGCGGCGCTGCCGACACAG GATGAGGGAACTGAagcagaaccaggagctggaagggctCCCCCAGCCGGGACTGGCCACCTGA
- the CAMTA2 gene encoding calmodulin-binding transcription activator 2 isoform X3: protein MNTKDTTEVAENSHHLKIFLPKKLLECLPRCPLLPPERLRWNTNEEIASYLITFEKHDEWLSCAPKTRPQNGSIILYNRKKVKYRKDGYLWKKRKDGKTTREDHMKLKVQGMEPVSWQCLYGCYVHSSIVPTFHRRCYWLLQNPDIVLVHYLNVPALEDCGKGCSPIFCSISSDRREWLKWSREELLGQLKPMFHGIKWSCGNGTEEFSVEQLVQQILDTHPTKPAPRTHACLCSGGLGSGSLTHKCSSTKHRIISPKVEPRALTLTSIPHPHPPEPPPLIAPLPPELPKAHTSPSSSSSSSTSSSSSSGFAEPLEVRPSPPTSRGGSSRGGTAILLLTGLEQRAGGLTPTRHLASQADPRPPVSLAVVVGSEPTAPPDPPSPAFDPDRFLNSPQRGQTYGGGQGVSPDFPEAEAAHTPCPALEPAAALEPQAAARGPPPQSGAGGRRGNCFFIQDDDSGEELKGQGPAPPVPSPPPSSPPSPAPLEPAGRGARGEALFGGPGTASELEPFGLSSFPDLMGELISDEAPSVPAPAPQLCPALSTITDFSPEWSYPEGGVKVLITGPWTEAAEHYSCVFDHIAVPASLVQPGVLRCYCPAHEVGLVSLQVAGREGPLSASVLFEYRARRFLSLPSTQLDWLSLDDNQFRMSILERLEQMEKRMAEIAAAGQTPCQGPEVPTIQDEGQGPGFEARVVVLVESMIPRSTWRGPERLAHGSPFRGMSLLHLAAAQGYARLIETLSQWRSVETGSLDLEQEVDPLNVDHFSCTPLMWACALGHLEAAVLLFRWNRQALSIPDSLGRLPLAVAHSRGHVRLARCLEELQRQEVSVEPPLSLSPPSSSSDTGLSSVSSPSELSDGTVSVTSAYSSAPDGSPPPPPLPASEIMMEEMVPGQLSSGAPEAPLLLMDYEATNPKGSMVSPPALQPAPDDGAAPEDTDSLRAVDVIPVDMISLAKQIIEATPERIKREDFVGLPEAGASKRERTRAVGLSETMSWLASYLENVDHFPSSAPPSELPFERGRLAVHPAPSWAEFLSASTSGKMESDFALLTLSDHEQRELYEAARVIQTAFRKYKGRRLKEQQEVAAAVIQRCYRKYKQFALYKKMTQAAILIQSKFRSYCEQKRFQQSRRAAVLIQQHYRSYRRRPGPPHRPPGARGSFLTKKQDQAARKIMRFLRRCRHRMRELKQNQELEGLPQPGLAT, encoded by the exons ATGAATACCAAGGACACCACGGAGGTTGCTG AGAACAGCCACCACCTAAAGATCTTTCTGCCCAAGAAGCTGCTGGAGTGTCTTCCTCGCTGCCCGCTGCTGCCTCCAGAGCGGCTACGATGGAATACAAATGAG GAGATCGCGTCCTACCTGATCACCTTCGAGAAGCATGATGAGTGGCTGTCCTGCGCCCCAAAGACACG GCCTCAGAATGGCTCCATCATCCTCTACAATCGCAAGAAGGTCAAGTATCGCAAGGACGGTTACCTGTGGAAGAAACGAAAGGATGGGAAGACCACCCGAGAGGACCACATGAAGCTGAAGGTCCAGGGCATGGAG cctgtctCCTGGCAGTGTCTCTATGGCTGCTACGTTCACTCTTCCATCGTCCCCACATTCCATCGACGTTGCTACTGGCTGCTCCAG AACCCCGACATCGTCCTTGTGCACTACCTGAACGTCCCGGCCCTGGAGGACTGCGGGAAGGGCTGCAGCCCCATCTTCTGTTCCATCAGCAGCGACCGGCGAGAATGGCTGAAGTGGTCCCGGGAGGAGCTGTTGGGACAGCTGAAGCCCATGT TTCATGGCATCAAGTGGAGCTGTGGGAATGGAACAGAGGAGTTCTCTGTAGAACAGTTGGTGCAGCAGATCTTGGATACCCACCCAACCAAGCCTGCACCCCGAACCCATGCCTGTCTCTGCAGTGGGGGCCTTG GTTCTGGGAGCCTTACCCACAAATGCAGCAGCACGAAACACCGCATCATCTCTCCCAAAGTGGAACCCCGAGCTTTaaccctgacctccatcccccacccccaccctcctgaGCCTCCTCCACTGATAGCTCCACTTCCCCCAGAGCTCCCCAAAGCACATACCTCCCcatcttcatcttcctcctcttccacctcctcctcctcctcctcaggctTTGCAGAACCCCTAGAAGTCAGACCCAGCCCTCCCACCTCTAGAGGGGGTTCATCCAGGGGAGGcactgccatcctcctcctgACGGGACTGGAGCAGCGCGCCGGGGGCTTGACGCCCACCAGGCACTTAGCTTCCCAGGCTGATCCTAGGCCTCCCGTGAGCTTGGCTGTGGTTGTGGGCTCTGAGCCTACTGCCCCTCCAGAtccccccagccctgcctttgATCCTGATCGTTTTCTTAACAGCCCCCAGAGGGGCCAGACGtatgggggagggcagggggtgaGCCCAGATTTCCCCGAGGCAGAGGCTGCCCATACCCCCTGTCCTGCCCTGGAGCCTGCTGCTGCCCTGGAGCCCCAGGCAGCTGCTCGGGGTCCCCCTCCACAGTCAGGAGCTGGTGGAAGAAGAGGAAACTGCTTCTTCATCCAAGATGATGACAGTGGAGAGGAGCTCAAGGGCCAGGGGCCAGCTCCACCTGTACCTTCACCACCTCCTTCATCCCCACCCTCACCTGCGCCCTTGGAGCCAGCAGGCAGGGGAGCGAGAGGGGAGGCCTTGTTTGGAGGACCTGGCACGGCCAGCGAACTGGAGCCTTTCGGTCTTTCATCATTCCCAGACCTTATGGGAGAACTCATCAGTGATGAAGCTCCAAgtgtccctgccccagccccccagcTGTGCCCTGCGCTTAGCACCATCACAGACTTTTCCCCCGAGTGGTCCTACCCAGAG GGTGGGGTCAAGGTGCTCATCACGGGTCCCTGGACAGAGGCCGCCGAGCATTACTCCTGTGTCTTCGACCACATCGCTGTGCCAGCCTCCCTCGTCCAGCCTGGTGTCTTACGCTGCTACTGTCCTG cccacGAGGTAGGGCTGGTGTCTTTGCAGGTGGCAGGGCGGGAGGGACCCCTTTCTGCTTCTGTGCTGTTTGAATACCGAGCCCGCCGATTCCTGTCTCTGCCTAGTACCCAGCTTGACTGGCTGTCCCTGGATG ACAACCAGTTCCGGATGTCCATACTGGAGCGGCTGGAGCAGATGGAGAAGCGGATGGCAGAGATTGCGGCAGCTGGGCAGACACCTTGCCAGGGTCCCGAGGTTCCTACCATCCAG GATGAAGGCCAAGGGCCCGGGTTCGAGGCACGTGTGGTGGTCTTGGTAGAGAGTATGATCCCACGTTCTACCTGGAGGGGTCCCGAACGTCTGGCCCATGGAAGCCCCTTCCGGGGCATGAGCCTTCTGCACcttgctgctgcccagggctaTGCCCGCCTCATCGAGACCCTGAGCCAGTGGCG GAGTGTGGAGACTGGGAGCCTAGACTTGGAGCAGGAGGTTGACCCGCTCAATGTGGATCATTTCTCTTGCACCCCTCTG aTGTGGGCCTGCGCCCTGGGCCACCTGGAGGCTGCTGTGCTCCTCTTCCGGTGGAACCGACAAGCACTGAGCATTCCCGACTCTCTGGGCCGCCTGCCGCTGGCTGTGGCTCACTCCCGTGGCCACGTGCGTCTCGCCCGCTGCCTTGAGGAGCTGCAGAGGCAGGAGGTGTCAGTCGAGCcccccctctccctctcaccaCCTTCCTCGAGCTCAGACACTG gtctcagcAGTGTGTCTTCGCCCTCAGAACTGTCAGACGGCACAGTCTCCGTTACATCGGCCTATTCTAGTGCCCCAGATGGcagtcctccccctcctcctctgccagCCTCTGAGATTATGATGGAGGAGATGGTCCCAGGCCAGCTCTCCTCTGGTGCCCCAGAGGCCCCCCTCCTCCTCATGGACTATGAGGCCACCAACCCCAAGGGGTCCATGGTCTCCCCGCCTGCCCTCCAGCCAGCCCCAGACGACGGGGCTGCTCCAGAGGACACCGACAGTCTCCGGGCTGTGGATGTGATCCCG GTGGACATGATCTCACTGGCCAAGCAGATCATCGAAGCCACACCAGAGCGGATCAAACGCGAGGACTTCGTGGGGCTGCCTGAGGCCGGAGCCTCCAAGCGGGAGCGCACAAGGGCTGTAGGGCTCAGCGAGACCATGTCTTGGCTGGCCAGCTACCTGGAGAATGTGGACCACTTCCCCAGCTCCGCCCCTCCCAG TGAGCTGCCCTTTGAGAGAGGCCGCCTGGCTGTTCACCCGGCACCTTCCTGGGCAGAATTTCTGTCAGCCTCGACCAGTGGCAAGATGGAAAGTGACTTTGCTCTGCTAACGCTGTCGGATCACGAGCAGCGGGAACTGTACGAGGCAGCCCGGGTCATCCAGACTGCCTTCCGCAAGTACAAG GGCCGGCGGCTGaaggagcagcaggaggtggcgGCCGCGGTGATCCAGCGCTGTTACCGCAAGTACAAGCAG TTCGCGCTCTATAAGAAGATGACCCAGGCGGCCATCCTGATCCAGAGCAAGTTCCGCAGCTACTGTGAGCAGAAGCGGTTCCAGCAGAGCCGCCGGGCGGCCGTGCTCATCCAGCAGCATTACCGCTCCTACCGCCGCCGGCCCGGGCCGCCCCACCGGCCACCGGGCGCCAG GGGCTCCTTTCTCACCAAGAAGCAGGACCAGGCAGCCCGGAAGATCATGAGGTTCCTGCGGCGCTGCCGACACAG GATGAGGGAACTGAagcagaaccaggagctggaagggctCCCCCAGCCGGGACTGGCCACCTGA